The Amblyomma americanum isolate KBUSLIRL-KWMA chromosome 2, ASM5285725v1, whole genome shotgun sequence genome contains the following window.
cgccgcggtgcggccccgcagccacTCCCGTGCCCGGAGCCGTGgtctccacttttgctcacggcTGTACATAAAACCCTAGTTTAAAATTCTGATTCTACGATAAGCACATGCGAACAGCGTGTTTAAAAGAAATATTAGGTTTGACAAACCACGTTAAAGTAAAACCTGGCGTACGTATTTACAGGTGCATGACACACAATATAAGTTTGATATCagtcttttatttttgtgtgttaCTGTACACACTTGACAGTGGTATCTGAAATGTATGTTACCCGTCAACGCAGGAATGAAGTTGAAGCAGAAATGAGTGCAAAATATGTGTGCTCCTAAATTTACATGTTTGTGAATGCATCAACAAGCCAGTGTGATGCAAACTAAAAAGAGATTCTTCAGGTAATACATGTGACAGTTGATCTTGTGAGTCCTCAACACCAAAAATTGGCTGAGATTGTGTTCATATGAGAATTAGGTTGGCTCCAAGGGTTGACTATATGGCAATTCTTTTCTCACTCTAGACTGAGGGCAGTGCGTTGAGGGCTAAACAATTTTCAATTGTGGCACATTGGTGTCATTTTGACACCAGCACAGAAGAAATAAAATGGAAGAACAAAAGAGATGACTGGCCTGAACATGCTAAGGAAGAATTTCACATTATTTCGTGAGAATACCTAGCTACCATTTTGGTGTCCTGCTGGAACCACATGCCACCACAATTATTTCACAAAACCTCAAAGCTTTCCTATATTGCTAGACTGCTCACTTGCCAATGAACCCTGCAAAGCAAACCCGACAATATCACTGCAGAAGCTCGATCAATCAAGCTGCCTATAAGCCGCGTCACCATGCTCTCTCGCGTCTTGACATTGACAGTTTAATGAGCAATGACTGGTTTATGTGGACAAACAGCACGTGACACCCTAGACTTGAGACCGCGTCACGACCACACATGCACTGTCCAAAAATGTATACATTTCTTCTTGGTACCAGCTGCCTGCACAGTGTTGTGGACCAAGTTTTCGAGCCGTCAGTTTGAAGAAGGCCGGCCCTCCCATGTGCAAGGCCCTCTCTCACtcaggaagaggaggaggggagCTGAGGGGGAGGCCTTGAGCCTAGGCTGGCTAGCACATTTGGAGAGGGGGCCGCTACGTCCTTTGCAGGAATCCTAGCTGTGGCCCCTGCCATCGTCAGatggggctgctgctgctgctggagtgACAGCACGAAGGGGGGTCAGGAGGTGGACAGCAGGGTGGCCAGCTCGTGCTGCAGGTCGCGCAAGTCATGCAGGCGGTGAGCAAGCCTCTGGGCCAGCTGGTCCCAGGCGCCCTGGCGTGCCTGGGCCGCACACAGCTGCTCCTGCAGCCGCTGTGCTGCACCCTTCAGTGCCTCGTTCTCAGACAGCAGTGCCTGCATTGGGAACGTTCAAATACGCAAGATTCACGATGATCTGCATACATACTCGGCACGCATACTCTGCTTCTGCACTCACGCATTCAAGAGGCTGCATGTACACTGTCAGTCACTGCTGAACAGGTGGAAGATAGGACTGTACCATCAAATGGTACAGAATGGAACGAAGTACTCATAAGGTGCCCAAAGAAAAGCCAATTTTTGTGCTCTTGGAGGCCTTGAAGCTCTAGACGGCCTGGATGTAGGGAGTAATACCGGTATTACACCATCGCTGCTGCCATGCGTCATAATCGAAGACTCCTGTGCCAACCTGTTGATCATTGAAAATCTTTGCCAGATGAGCAGTGACGTGGCTGCTCCCATCGTGGGAGGGGGCAATGATGAGAATGTGCTCTTTACGGTCACCTGAACAAGGCAGGCAACCCGCCCAGCCATGTAAGCCCGTATCAGGAGTCAGTCACTGGAGTCACTTCTCCACCTTCCGAAGTTATTTTGTAGCTGCTGCTATTTTTCAGCATGTGGTTCTGAACGCATGGTACTAAACAGTGCCAGACACCATTGCCTGAAGGCCATTTTAAATCACAAACAAAATTTCATGGTGCTCTGTTGATTTGGTATGTGGCACTGACTTGATCGTCATTGGAGACACTCCTACAACAGCACTTGGCATACTGCTCAGACAACTGACTACTGGTTCAAAGGCCTTAGAAACACCAATTTGATGTAGTTATAAGTGCAGATGTGCCACCAGCCATCACTGCTGAAAACCTTTAGCAATTCCTGGAACTCCTCTTCTTTGGCAGAAATGTATGGCAGAAACACTGACCTTGAGGCGGTCGTCTGCTTTGCCTGGCGTCTGGTCCTCCAGCTTGCGCTTCAGTGCTTCCAACTCCTGCAAACAGACAAAACACAGCGGACACAATGCAATTCTCTCTCTTTGCTCCTACTGGTGGTGCAAGCCAGCTTAATGATCAGGAAACCTCATTCTGATACTGAAATGTCAAACTGCTTCAAATAAAACATGCAGTTTTTCATGCACTGCAGTTGGAGTACTTGCGCTGAAACTGAACCATGCAGCCAAACTGATGCCAGCTAAGGAGAATAACCACCGTCACACACTGTGACCACCTGTGCAAGGGACCGCTACAAAAGGGGTTAAGCCTCATAATCTATGCAACCGCAAGGTGCAAGCTGAAACCACTGTCAAACACTAACACACAACGCTGATTCATTTTGCTAATCTCTTTCTTATTTGTGTGCATGATGCTTCCTTCGCGGCCTGTTGCAGCAAGCTCACAAGGTTTGTGGAGGAAATATCTGTATTTAACATACCTGTAGCCCACTGCTCAGACTGCACTTCATCCCACTACCTGATACAGTGGACCCTAATCAAAAGAGAGATTACTCAATAGCATGCATGTGagtgcagccatacagctatGCCCCAGAGCAAgtcgaatttttcttcaaccgcAGAGCTTCTAACAAAGCTTCTAAGAAGGCTCTGCTTAGGATGGCATTAATAAGTGATTACTTGCTTGATTAAAACCTGCGAAAATTAGATGCTTTATGGGAGTCTAACGTcgcaaagcaacttaggctatgagggacgccgtagtgaaaggctccggaaatttcgaccacaatgggctctttaatgtgcactgacatcgcacagtgcacgagcctctagaatttcgcctccatcgaaattcgaccgccgcgaccaggttcgaacccgcgtcttttgggtcagcagccgagtaccataaccactgagtcaccacggcggcaCATGCGGAAATTAGAGCTATCGCTCTCATTTTCGTCAGGTGAATGAGGTGCTGTGCATGGCTTGCACAGCACCAAGAATGGTGAATAGAGGAATAACCTCATCAGCACATTGGCATCAAACTCGGATTCTACTCGGATTCTGGCTTCGACATTCATTTTTAGAAACTGGTCAGGTAATCTGGAAAGCTTTTGAGGAGAATACGAAGAATTAAAAAACACAGAGTTCTTGAATCACCGGTTCTCAGGGATGGCCACAGTGATGTTGACGCAAATGTGCTGTTCAACTTGCTCCACAATGCTGACAcccgcatgcacacgcacgcccGCACACACATCCTTGATGTGTGAGCCTAACATCCTTGATGCTATGCTTGCTCTTGATCAAATAGTTACTGAATGTACTCGCGAAACATCAATTCTTGACCTGCTGTTCATTAGTGAAGGATTTAGAGAAGGAACTGTTACAATTGAACCCGGCATATCTGACCATAagttaatttctttttcctggaaGGTTGAAAAATCAAAAACACATGCTGATGTCGCTACAGTTAAGGAATTTAGCAGAGCTGACGATGTGGCGATTATTGACTATATTGAAGAAAATCTTGGGATTACATGTGATAATGTGGAAAGCTCTTGGCAATGGTTCGCAAAATGTGCTTAGGCATTGCATTAAAAATTACGTTCCAGACAGAAAAATATTTAAAAGGCGGAAACATCCATGGATTACTCGTGGAATTATACACATTAAGCGTAGGCTTAAGAGATATCGTAAGAAGCAGGGGACGTCAACGCCACTGTTTAAAGAAATAAAACATGACCTATTATCAAAAGTGAGCTGCGCCAGGACTAAATATTTTTCGCACACTTTAGCAGAGTTTCTTAAGACTGATCCGCAGTAATTTTGGCGGCACTTGAGTAAATCCAAAGATGCACTTACTAAAATAAAAGTTAGCGACACGATTATCATGGACGCTGCTGGAATAGCTGAGAATTTTAATCAGTATTTCTACGAGGTGTTTTCAGAATTAGATGAATATGAAataaaagcagcagctgcaccagAGGATAGCATTGAAGTAACTCGTGAGGGTGTCCTGGCGATGCTCTTGAAACTGGACACTAAAAAATCTGCTGGACCCAATGGTCTTCCGAATGTATTTTTGATGCGATATGCAGAACAAATAGCAGGTTGCCTCACAGACATCTTTACACTGTCATTAGCAACTGGAAAAATTCCTTCAGATTGGAAAATAGCACCAGTGGTTCCCGTATATAAAATGTGATCGATTGTCAGTTTCAAATTATCGGCCTGTTTCCATAACATGCAGTTGCTGTAAGATGTTGGAGCATATTGGAGCTGGCTACCTGCGAAAGTTCCTGAGTGATCATAATCTTTTGTCTGATAATCAGCACGGGTTTAAGCAGGGGTTATCCACAGTTACTCAGACTGTTTTGTCTGTGCACGAATTTGCCCGGGTGCTTGATATGTCAGGGCAAACGGACGTGGTTCTTTGATTTCACAAGGCCTTCGGTAAGGTGCCACACGGCAAACTTCTCTATAAGATGGAATGTATGAATGTGCCTTTTTTTATCATTCGATGGATTCAGGCCTACCTTAAAGACAGACGGCAATATGTGGAAATTAATAAGACCGCTTCTAGTGTTGTTAGTGTGCACTCCAGTCTTCCCCAGGGAAGTGTGCTTGGACCATTGTCGTTTTTAATATATGTCAATGATTTAGTTACGGTTGTTCCTGAAGATTCCTCTATTAAgttattcgcagatgactgtgttgtgtttaaacaaatttcatccgaacatgaccacagctctgtacaaaaagcagtttttgccattgaagaatggtgtCTGAAATGGGCTATGGAACCTAATAGTGAAAAAACTGTCCTCTTGAgtataactagaaaaaagtcTCCCAATTTGCTTCCTTACCTTCTTCGCGGCAATATGATTTTGGAAGTTGAGAAATATAAATATTTAAGTGTAACACTTGACAATAAGTTTAAAATGGTCGGcacacattactaatatttctacagctACATTACGAAAGCCATGGGTTTtacgaagaaagctaaaaactgccccagcacatataaaaaaattggtggcttacgaaacttgtgtgcggtctttactGAATATGGTTCAGTAGTGTGGGACCCATACACGAAAAAAGACAATGATTCTTGAAAAAGTCAGTAGGAAAGCGGTTAGGTGTATATGCGcaaaatacaaaagggaagactctcccTCGCAGTTAATGATCAGAGATAACATTCATACACTAGAAACCTGCAGAAAGATTAATAGATTgatattcttgtttaatagtttaacaggaaaaaataaactcaagcttccagagtgcattaagcgtcctctagtgagaaggactcggggcgttcatgagcattcacttgctccccttttcgcccaaactaacagttttaaatacagttttctccctagaacagtgcaagattggaattcgttaCCGGCATCTGTTTTTTCTTCACAAAACTTTTCTGATGCGTTACATCGTTTACTTACCGtctaatattgtttatatgtgTGCATTGTATCCGTGTGCtactaatattgtataattttattcctttggtatccgtgtgctgctaatattgtataattttattctttttgttatgtaacaatgtaaattcattcctgcttgggccaagcagtggcctgaagtattctgaaataaataaataaataaagtagcAGGGATATAATGTACCAAACGAGAGCAGCAACGGAACACCACATAGTGTACCAAACATATAGCAACCTTTGTTTACCATAAAATCTCATGTAAAGGCTGCACCCACATATGGGCTGCACGCCCTGTTTTGGAcaaaataattgagaaaaaaatacGGTTACACATTTTTAAAATTCTTGTATGGGCCGCACCTTCAAAGTTCACACCCGAATTTAAAGAAAAGTGCGCCCTGTACATGAGTTTATACGGTAATTTAAAAACGCCACACACAGTGCACGTGATATCCACAAGGGCAGAAAGACATCAGCACATGTATTAAGGCAGTTCGTTTCTGTCAGTTAACAGGAACTAAACTACCCCAACATGCATGCAGGTAATGCATCTCTACCAGCAGACATCAGGAGTAGTACGTGTGGATCTACCCACAGCTGCACGTGTTTGACACTTTTCCAAATGAAGATTGCCGGAAGCTCAATAGAATGTGGTGTCTGCTTCCTCTTGCTCTTGCGCTCTCGGGCTGCGGCAGATGTTAACAGCACTCTGCAGAGTGCCTCATAGTACAAGCGAAAATCACGCACGCACCTTGTCCTTTTGCTTATTCTCGCGGTCGAGCAGCTCGACACGGCTACGCAGGGCGGCCAGCTCCCGGCGCAGCTCCTGCGCGTCCGGTGCGCCCCCAGCCTCCAAATCAAGCATGCGGGCGCGCATGGCGGCATTCTCCTCCTTGAGGGCCTGCAGCTGGCGCTTCCACTCCTCCACGTTGGCCGTGCTCTCCTGCAGGGCGCACGTGAGCCGGCCATTGTTGTTCTTGAGCGTCTGCAGCTCCACCTCCCACTTCTTGGCGTTCGCCGAGCTCTGTGCCAGCGCAAGTTTGAGCCTATCGTTTTCATAGCGCAGCTGCGCCTCGGCCGTCGTCTGGGGCAGCGACGCCTTGGCTGCCTGCTGGTGCTTGGGGCTGCCGCCACCGTGGAGCGATGCGGGGTCCCCCCCGCCACCAGCCTCCCCCTCGGGGGGCCGCACGGCCGCCACACCGTTGTTGCCAGCCTTCTGGGCAGCCAGCCGGGTCGCCTCTTTCACCTCCTGGAACTTCTCGATGAACTGCACACACACAGGGATCATTGCACAACTATGGTCATTTACAGGCTTTTACCTCTCTCTTTGGACATGTGTTGCAAAGTTTCTTGCACAGTGTTCACTACATTCACACTTGCAAAACCAGCCAAAGAAACTGGGTACCCAGTAATGTGAGAGGAACAGGAAGGTGCGCCACTTGCATGCAAGTAACATTGTAGAGCAAAGTAGCTAGCACGCCACAAGTCCTCGTAACACTTACACCTTCATTGCACAGCTTGATATGACTCATGCACAACTTAACTGTGGCTTATGTACATTTTGACTGTACCTTAACACACTTCCTGACTGTCTCACCTTATTGAGGTCGGGCTCCGAGCCAAAGCCGAGGCCGTACACAGTGTTGGCCCGGATGTCGGACCACTGGCCAAATTTCTGGGAGGTCTTGGTGAAGGTCATGTTGGGAGTGATGGTGGAATTGATGACCGCCTTGGTGCCCTCAACGCTAATGATGCGGTACAGGTTGCGGCTCGAGTCGTAGAAGAAGCTGACGCTCACCGCCTGGCTGCTGGCTGGAATCCAGGACCGCTTCGTCTTGGGGTCGATGTGGAACACGTGCGCTTTCGTGGAAAAGATGGGCTGCTCCCTGCACCAGAGAGCACCACCCATCTCTTAGAACATGTACTGATCTTTAAAGAAAGAAGCCACAGATACAAGATATGGCAGCTGGCATTTACAACACAACATGATTCGTAGTAAAGTTGCATTTGCCACTTCACAAGCGTGTACGGAGCATGAATAAAAACTGACACATGTACACGAAGTTGCGTTTGTATTAAAACTTCACTGACATTATCATATTTACTGACCTTGCCTTGCAGAAGCCACAAAAGCTGCTTCGAGCAGGACAGAAAAGAAGTAAGAATTGCCATACAAATGATGAAACTTCTGCTTTTTGCTGATATTAACCCATTCATCAGACTTCCATGGCCGTCTGCACAAGCTCCTATGATTTAAGCAGGGGCACTTTACAGCTCCTCAATTTAAAAAAGTGTTATggcaaaagaacaaaacaaaggtgACTGTAAAAAGATAGCACAAAAATAATGTTTTAAATTTTGAACTTGTAGTCGTACAATACATACTGGTCAAGTAAACAAATGCTGTAAAAAGAAAATTTAATTTCAAGGATATTTAAAAGCAGATGTtggtaacaaaagaaaaaaagatgcaatACTGCAGGTACAAATAATGCTTTTTACAGGTGAAGCCACGAAAAGGAAAATAGGAGACCGCCCTTCTACAAACCACAACATCAACGCTGCTCATCGATTAATAAATTGCATTCAAAGATATTGCAAAAGGATTCCTTGGCAACTAAAAGGTATTAATGACCAATATCGAATTCATCAGCGCAACAAATAGAAACTAAACTAAGATGTTTGTGACAGGATATCAATAATGAGGCATGTTAAAGTAACTTTGTACCATTTTGTTAGTGTGTTTTCCTTTAGTTGACTTTGGAATATTCAGAAAATCGATGCTACCAATCAGGCCTATGAGGAATGTGGGAATCAGCTAAATCATCTGAAAAAAGTTATAGAAACATAAAAAAATGCATACATGGCTACGCAGAAGCTTAAAGCTAAAAAGTGAGTTATCAAGAGCTGAAACACCAAAGCCATACCATAATGCAAGTGCACTAACATATGAAAGTGAAGCAcagcacaaaataaaacaaactgaGGTTCAAAACGTGCTTGCAAGGGCATGAGTGGCACTGATGAGGATGTCGCAATCACAGCCGCTGCTCCCAACCAGGGGCCCCCTGTGAACATGAGAGGCCCTGTGGCCACACATCTATTCAGATTCTATTCCACTAAAGAACAGTCGTGACTCAGCTAAGTAGCTGTGCAGACTTTGCCATGAGCTACCTTTCACAGCTCCTGCTTTATGAGTTGGTGATTGAGTGAAAAGAATGCACGCTAGTGACAATCTACATTCAGTTTTCATGCACACTGCAGCATCGTCTCAGCACTAAATTATAGTCTCCTCCCATTCTCAGCAACTTACCGAGGCATTGTGGAGTTGGAGGATTGTGTAACAACTGCAAATCATCGATACAGATCTACACCTGCACCTTGCTGTCAGTCTTACTGTTTTGTGCAAACATTTATGCTGATCTGTCTAATGTGAGCATTAAAGCAGCTTCAGGTGTAAAAGTCTTCAAGAAACTGTGCCACCTAATTTTACTATTCCTCTACTGAAATTTTTGCTATACTTATGTCCACATTAATTATGTCCAACTACTATACTTATGATATAGCTATACTTGTGTCCAACTGCAGTCCTGCTGTGCTGAACACTGAGCCACTTCCTGCTGTCAAGAGAACGAGCAGTTGAATACTTCATACATAACCACATGTAAGCACTTTTTACCATTTCCATTAGTGGCAGTCTTGATTGATTCTAAATGGTTCAAAGTGAAATAAGCACTGAGATTAAGATTACAGGTGCACTGGGCATATATAGCTGGAAACAGTTCAAAACACAAGAGAAAAATAAGAGGTGCCACCCAGAAGGTCTTTTACAATAGTTGAGATACAAGTTCAGTTTATTCATGAACTTGGAGAGAGATATAAATAACCTCTTTAAGCAGGCAGTGAGAGATTCAGGAGTTTAATCGTGGAAATGGGCAGATTCAGCAATAAGTTTGATGGTAACATCCATATATTTTATGGACCTTTACCATATGACTCTTCAATATTAATGCGCATGTTTTgcacaaataagcaaattccacGATGAATACGGTTCCTGACTAATGTGGCAGCCAGTATTGAATTTAGGCACTGCATATATATTTTCCAGTGTTACAGCAAACATTCAGTTTGTGATAGTGATCAAGTGTGAACGGATGGGCCTGATGACCACCGTCTTCACCGCCGAGTCCGATTATCTACATAACGTGTAGTTTAAGAAAATCGGCTGATGGTTACACCCCACCGAGCTGAAATGTACGCGGGCATGTCGCAACATTACACACATCAATGTTTGCTCTTGGGAAAGCGGATGCGATGCAGACGCAATCGAGCAGCAGCCCCAGCCCGGCTCCTCCGGTTCCGAAGCCTTCGCAGCGGATGTTGACTTCCCTCACCAACGCGCCTGATTCAGAAGAAGGCATGCGTACCGGATAAATACACAGTACCGTTATGTTTTcgtttatacttttttttttttcctttgccaaGGCCCGGCCAGCTACGGGGTGCCGCGGCCTCCCTGCGGGGAGGGCATCGGCCGGGGGCCCAAGTGCGGCTCACTCACCCCATACTGGCACTGCTTGCAGTCATCTGAGAAGGCGTCAGAGGTGGCCGCCTAGCCGGCCCGGCGTGGCGTCAG
Protein-coding sequences here:
- the homer gene encoding homer protein, yielding MTASSASMGEQPIFSTKAHVFHIDPKTKRSWIPASSQAVSVSFFYDSSRNLYRIISVEGTKAVINSTITPNMTFTKTSQKFGQWSDIRANTVYGLGFGSEPDLNKFIEKFQEVKEATRLAAQKAGNNGVAAVRPPEGEAGGGGDPASLHGGGSPKHQQAAKASLPQTTAEAQLRYENDRLKLALAQSSANAKKWEVELQTLKNNNGRLTCALQESTANVEEWKRQLQALKEENAAMRARMLDLEAGGAPDAQELRRELAALRSRVELLDRENKQKDKELEALKRKLEDQTPGKADDRLKALLSENEALKGAAQRLQEQLCAAQARQGAWDQLAQRLAHRLHDLRDLQHELATLLSTS